DNA from Carassius gibelio isolate Cgi1373 ecotype wild population from Czech Republic chromosome B8, carGib1.2-hapl.c, whole genome shotgun sequence:
ATGTCCAAACTGCCAATCAAAATGAGTAATGGATCTCATACCCATGTCCATTTAGCATATATGCATGCAGAACCCAGACATGTCATACGAGTCAAAAGCCAGTTAATCAGAGCATTATGTGCCTGATGTGAATCACTGAGCATGTGCTCTTCTGTTCCAGTGTTCTCACTTCCCTGGTCAATGTTTAAACGGTACCCAAGTTACAGTTtcagtaaaatagtaaaacatgTATTGAGAATATGCCAAAAAATCGAAATgaactaagagagagagagaccaccactttattttaacctttttttattttaactttagtttAAAGCTGTGACTAGAAAAACacttatgaaaacaaaacaaaactttgaccaaaattaataagttaaaaaatatatattacataagaCAGTATATAATTAGATAAGAATGACTCAGCACAAAGTTGTGGCATCATttccagagagagaaagatttgtGTGCCGCAGGACTGTGATGATCTGTTCTTCTCATTAGAAAGAGGTCTGCTTGGTCTCCTCATTTGCCTCCAGATCAGctgctttgttttcataaaatgAATGATTTTCTTCTAGCTCAGCTCTGCAATGGGAGATACACATTGATGAAATGCTTTATGTTTAAAGAGTCGCATAATAAAACTCATACTAACTCAGAAATGGGATGGGGTggtgaaatctggaatctgagggtgcaaaaaaatcgtaATATtcagaaaatcacctttaaagttgtccaaattaagtccttagcaatgcatgctactaatcaaaaattacattttaatatatttacgatagggaaatttacaaaatatcttcttgcaaaatgatctttacttaatatcctaatgatttttggcataaaagaaaaatcgataattttgacccatacagtgtattgttggctactgctaaaaatatacctgtgctacttatgacttcttttgtggtccaggattaatgacatcttatatatatatatatatatatatatatatatatatatatatatatatatatatatatatatatatatatatatatatatatatatatatatatatatatatatatgtatgttgttATAGGAGTGTCTTGGCTGATCTTGTATGTCAGGTGACTGAACATGGCCTTGATGGTATACAGTGCACAGTCATAAAATGGCAGTAATTGTTTAAACAACCATaaagtcatcatcatcataatattattaaatgactAATCAAATGatcacaatcaaaaaaaaaattactagaaGTACTATTGctataagaaaaacatcaatcaaatttaatgtactGTCAAAAGAATCAGGTATTTTATGATCTATGAAGATTTTAGTCTTTAGACTTAAACTTTAGTCTAATATCTAATGTACAGTATATCGTCCTGAAACATTTAAGGTCTGGACTCACTTGTCTTTCTTGAAAAAGAGTCTTTTCACGATGAGGAGGACGAAGACAATAAAGAGGAAAACAGCAACGGCTGTCAGTCCCACCAGCCACGGCTGTAATGTGACTTTAGCTGTACCTGATGACCGTTGACCACCTGAGTAACAGTGTATCACAGAAAGATATTTCTGTTGGTAAATGTTTTACACCCTATGAAGGCTTAACTATACAacttttatatattaaatcaGTTCAAGGAGTTCATATGTATTCAAGAAAAActtaaaacacattgaaaagaaTATACTACAACATGAAATGTGTCTAATTTCACTCACCAGCTTGAGCCTGACAAATGAAGGCAGAGATTATCATGAAGGCAACGATATTCTGTAGATGAAACATGATGATGAATTTAGAGTCGGCATGCACTGCTGCGTTCCTCTCGGTCGTCTATAAATATGTGAAGGATTCTTGGTGTCCAAAGTACAAAATCCATTAGAGAGGTCACAGATCACAGCATGTCACTCAGAGAGTAAGTGTTCATGATTGTTAGATAATCTCCCACTATTATGTTGTAAAGACAAAAGATTTACTTTCCAAGCTGGCACAGAACagaagcctgttttttttttttttttttacttatgtaaGGGCTCGTAGACACAAAATTGTCTATTgaattgattttgtgcatagatATAGTGCAACAGTatgtcaaaaacaaacaaacaaaaaatcataaaaaataaaaacaccaatcTGTGTTTGCTTTGAGATGATCTCTATCCAACTGCTTTCGCAAATGTTGACAGAATTCACTTTGAGCAGAAATACACATTAAACAAAAAGACAATCTTTCTTTTCTGGGGAAAACAGAGAAAAATAACCACGACTCATCTTGCACTAGATGGATGACATTTTTTGTCCAATCAGATTCTCTCTGGAAGGATCATTTCCTGTCCTCTAAGACCACATGCTGCTGACTAGTAAATTGACTTCAATTCATCTTCCATTTGATACATtccaacttcctgtttcagaAGTACTGTAAGTAGACTATGCCATTTTCTTAATAATCTTCATTTCATGAGGTCTTTTAGAAGAAAAGGAAGAACAAGCTTTGTGCACATAGTTGACACAATGGATTCTTGGGTGTTAGCTTTAAAAAATATTGGTGTAAGTATTCAGAGGAGAAGAGTCTTGGACTTATTTTATGCTAGCTGCCGCTAACATGTATTTGAATGGAGGAAGGAGCACGAGGCTGGGACTTGTCCGATATAACCCAAATGGCTGGCAAGTCTTCAGTGCCCTCCATGAGTTCTTGTCTATCCTCATCTCTCACCATGGCCTCCAGCTCAGGCATTGCCTCTGGAATCCAGTCTGTCCTAAACTTATCCCGCCTTTCCCAGAGAGTCTCCGGCTCTTCCACAGGCTGCTCTCCAAACAGGAAATCTACAGACACAATACAAATAAGAGCGCTCAGCAGATGTTCTCACAGTACAACAGAGGGCTAGTGTCTTTTTTAATGAGTGTATTATTAATGCTTGATGTTTTGCTGTTAGATTTCTTCAaaggtttttactttttttttttttatgctgacaTCTATTAGAATCATGGAGCCTAGGCTTGTATTCAAATGGCTTAGCAGGTCTCTAAAGCTgaccagccaaaaaaaaaaaatctaaggctAACCAAATGCTTGGAGAACAGCAAAATATCTTTGGCatgtttatgcatttggcagagcATTCAAGTGTTTTCCAGTTTCCAGGGATTTTGAACACCATGTCATGTAGCTCATAGACAAACAATCCAGATAATGTGCACAGAGGGTTTGTAATTGCTTATGGTGAAAGAGACATTTGTAAGGTTTCTTGTTATACATACCTGCCAGATCATGGATGAGATCTTGGATGAGGTGTCTTATGATGGCGTAAAGGGTGACTCCTGTCACGCTCACAGCAAGCAGCAGATAAATGATATGCTTGGGTGGAGTGAGCGGATCATTTTCAGTGGGTTTGTAGTCCTTGAAAAATTCCTCATCAAGACTTTCATTGTTTTTGCCTAAATCCATTAGTACTGTTGTTTGCTCCACTGTGTTTCAGTTTAACATCAGCTCGtcagttttcattcattttctgttGATCTAggttaaaaacaaaaagtaaacattattttaaattgtatatttattcaatgttttattttaatgtttttgaaagaagtcactaTGTTCACCAGgtcttttgtttgtgtttttttatatttattcatttattatacaatatatttgtCTTGCATTATAGCAGTTTCACTCACAATTAAAACTTTGTTACATAGACAATCTTACaatcataaaccaaaaaaaaaaaaaaaactttcaatgcTCTGCTAGTTTTAATTTAGTGTAACTTATTCAGCTCTGATACAGCCTGTACTAAAGAATACTTTAGAATTATATAGAATGTTAGAAATGTAACAGTATATTGTCTTTATTTATGGTAAACTTTATGTTGGTTAGGATCATGTTTGAACTAGTGATTAGAAATAGggttaaatactatatatatgcaAGTCAGTATAATTTAGCTATGCTTATGGTCagataataaaattatatgttgTTTACATACCCAACAAAGCTTTTTTCCCTCATTGAGATTACCCGTCATCTTCTAGCTTTCTATCTCGCcctcctcctctctttctctctttctgatgCTGAATGCTCATCAGTCATCTTCCTTTTTGTTGCATATTCACAGCATCACAAGAAAGTTTCCACAGAATGATAGTCCTAGAATGTTTCTGTGATAGGGCTTCCCTCAGACCTGATACTTTGACAGCAGAAGACAATCAAGCTAATGTGCTTAGTTTCGTAAGGAGAAGCCTTGAGCCTGGATTTAGCCTTTTTTTCTATTAGGTGTCTACGTCTCAACACCTGTTGGCATTTTTTAAAGGGCAATGTAACCAATGAAGTCAATGAAAACAACTGTAACTTGGTCAAGGCATTCAATTCAGGACATGAACTACAGTCTTGATAAATTCTAAATGGTGTTCTGTGAAATCAAACTAAATCTGACTCCTTGAATATCCTGGTCTGAATGTCCTGACTTCATTACATTACACCAGCCAAAGTATTTCTAATGGTTCAGTCATGTAGCAACAGCTTAATGTAGGATGATATTAAAAAGGATGTATAAACTGTGTGTATCTTAAATAAGGTTGGTGCATTCATTGACTTTGGAGAACAGAATTATGTCCTCTATGTTGAGCACACAGCACCCTCTGTCTGTGCTGAACGTCCTGCAGGAGCGAGCCagcacatgctaatcatgctaatccGGATAACAATTGccatgtaaacaaagcagtgctctatgttgttttcatttattattgaggAAATGAGACACAATGTAGAAGAGTAAGACAGATAGATattcacaaaactttttttttagctatttagATAAAAATAGTGCAAAAAACAGCAACGTAAAAAATACAGACTTAAAACACATAGCCTAAGCTTTGGATTTTCTAGTAATTTACAACAAGTGGAAATGAGCAGTATTTACAAAGAAAGActgatttttttgggggggggggggggggcgttagTGGTTGAGCAAGAGATTTGGGCTTGTGAAGA
Protein-coding regions in this window:
- the smim24 gene encoding small integral membrane protein 24, coding for MFHLQNIVAFMIISAFICQAQAGGQRSSGTAKVTLQPWLVGLTAVAVFLFIVFVLLIVKRLFFKKDKAELEENHSFYENKAADLEANEETKQTSF